One segment of Triticum aestivum cultivar Chinese Spring chromosome 2A, IWGSC CS RefSeq v2.1, whole genome shotgun sequence DNA contains the following:
- the LOC123186362 gene encoding uncharacterized protein: protein MARVRGTGRISRRRPPKAVRGGGEDRISALPDDLLLLILRRVDTRTALGTASLSRRWSRLPAELPALDFSVFDVLPERYCSWLRLHLRIDDATDESVLANLMRYERRAMRALIGFIQSRLLLDAPRRLRRLGLQFFSADNNSGLINRLVAKAIDDWGVSNLEAVAAPFYTQPAAAHAFPGHGLCERPRASRLRKLKLGGCAVLPPLHEHGALTKLVLQDMPESVPVAAYEAVLASCPQLQVLHLVCCLCRGAEVMTVDAPMSRIRELVVDRCEFPTMIRMAALPGLERLASLGTRVSFAESASFPRLSQCNLAWFSDAQPTRTVLDFLVRRTPDIASLMIRFTGPERWIVPWSHHPSSLLPNLTRLLVADVPSSWDVSWPRLLLETAPSLETLHVHVAACVQEPGEEISWGAAVPRHHGLKEFVMAGFGGTARQVYLVRFVMGACTALRCVAVFKEGHARDKGHWDWEIVVQPHSWTDEERNNLLGQIMDGASSSAASVQMVFG, encoded by the coding sequence ATGGCCAGGGTGCGCGGGACGGGTCGGATCTCACGCCGGCGGCCTCCTAAGGCGGtccgcggcggcggcgaagacagGATCAGCGCCCTCCCCGAtgatctcctcctcctcatcctgcGCCGCGTCGACACCCGCACGGCGCTCGGCACTGCGTCGCTGTCCAGGCGCTGGTCCCGCCTCCCCGCCGAGCTCCCCGCCCTGGACTTCAGTGTCTTCGACGTGCTCCCGGAGCGCTACTGCAGCTGGCTCCGCCTCCATCTCAGGATCGACGACGCCACGGATGAGAGTGTCCTGGCTAACTTGATGAGGTACGAGCGCCGCGCCATGCGCGCCCTAATCGGCTTCATCCAGAGCCGCCTCTTGTTGGACGCTCCCCGGAGGCTCCGCCGGCTGGGGCTCCAGTTCTTCTCCGCCGACAATAACAGCGGCCTCATCAACCGGCTCGTCGCCAAGGCCATCGACGACTGGGGGGTCAGCAATCTGGAGGCCGTCGCCGCGCCGTTCTACACGCAGCCGGCCGCCGCCCACGCCTTTCCCGGCCACGGCCTCTGCGAGCGTCCCCGCGCGTCGCGCCTGCGGAAGCTCAAGCTCGGGGGCTGCGCCGTGCTCCCGCCGCTTCACGAGCACGGCGCGCTCACCAAGCTCGTCCTGCAAGACATGCCGGAGTCGGTGCCTGTCGCGGCCTACGAGGCCGTGCTCGCCTCGTGCCCGCAGCTGCAGGTGCTGCACCTCGTGTGCTGCCTCTGCCGCGGCGCCGAGGTCATGACCGTCGACGCCCCAATGTCGCGGATCAGGGAGCTCGTCGTCGACAGGTGCGAGTTCCCGACGATGATACGCATGGCGGCCCTTCCCGGCCTCGAGAGGCTGGCCTCGCTCGGAACCAGGGTGTCCTTCGCGGAGTCCGCCTCGTTTCCCCGCCTCAGCCAGTGCAACCTCGCCTGGTTCTCCGATGCCCAGCCGACAAGGACGGTGCTCGACTTCCTCGTCCGACGGACCCCGGACATTGCCAGCCTTATGATCCGATTCACCGGACCGGAGAGGTGGATCGTGCCGTGGAGCCACCACCCGTCGTCGCTGCTGCCTAACCTGACAAGGCTACTGGTCGCCGACGTGCCTTCGTCCTGGGACGTCTCGTGGCCCCGGCTCCTCCTCGAGACGGCGCCTTCCCTCGAGACCCTGCATGTCCACGTCGCCGCCTGCGTGCAGGAGCCCGGCGAGGAGATAAGCTGGGGGGCTGCCGTGCCCCGGCACCATGGCCTCAAGGAGTTCGTGATGGCCGGTTTCGGGGGCACGGCGAGGCAGGTTTACCTTGTCAGGTTCGTCATGGGAGCGTGCACGGCGCTGCGGTGTGTCGCCGTGTTCAAGGAAGGGCATGCTCGTGACAAGGGGCACTGGGACTGGGAGATAGTGGTGCAGCCACACTCGTGGACCGACGAGGAGAGGAACAACTTGCTGGGCCAGATCATGGATGGCGCTTCTTCCTCGGCTGCCTCGGTTCAAATGGTTTTTGGCTGA